Proteins encoded by one window of Canis lupus dingo isolate Sandy chromosome 10, ASM325472v2, whole genome shotgun sequence:
- the LOC112678018 gene encoding protein canopy homolog 2 isoform X4, which translates to MKGWGCLALLLGALLGTAWARRSQDLHCGACRALVDELEWEIAQVDPKKTIQMGSFRINPDGSQSVVEVPYARSEAHLTELLEEVCDRMKEYGEQIDPSTHRKNYVRVVGRNGESSELDLQGIRIDSDISGTLKFACESIVEEYEDELIEFFSREADNVKDKLCSKRTDLCDHALHISHDEL; encoded by the exons ATGAAAGGCTGGGGTTGTCTGGCCCTGCTTCTGGGGGCCCTGCTGGGAACTGCCTGGGCCCGGAGGAGCCAGGATCTACACTGTGGAG CTTGCAGGGCTCTGGTGGATGAACTAGAGTGGGAAATTGCCCAGGTGGATCCCAAGAAGACCATTCAGATGGGCTCTTTCCGAATCAATCCAGATGGCAGCCAGTCAGTGGTGGAG GTGCCTTATGCTCGCTCAGAGGCCCACCTCACAGAGCTGCTAGAGGAGGTATGTGACCGGATGAAGGAGTATGGGGAACAGATTGACCCCTCCACGCACCGCAAGAACTACGTACGTGTAGTGGGCCGGAATGGAGAATCCAGTGAACTGGACCTACAGGGCATCCGAATTGATTCAGACATCAGTGGCACTCTCAAGTTTGCG TGTGAGAGCATTGTGGAGGAATATGAGGACGAACTCATTGAATTCTTTTCCCGAGAGGCTGACAATGTTAAAGACAAACTTTGTAGTAAGCGAACAG ATCTATGTGACCATGCCCTGCACATATCGCATGATGAGCTATGA